The Cellulophaga sp. RHA19 genome includes the window AGACTCTACAGAAGAAAATGCAGGAGCTATGATATTTACTATTGGCGATAATGACACTTTTCCTCTTTGGTACTTACAAGAAATTGAAGGTTACCGCACAGACGTACGTGTTATTAACACAAGTTTATTTGCTACAGATTGGTATATAGATCAAATGAAGAAAAAGGCATACACTAGTGATCCTATTCCGTCTCAATTAACACACAACAAATACAGGTTTGGATCTAGAGATGTGGTTTACGAGCAACCTTTACCTCAATTTAAAGACAAAAGGTTAGACATTAAAGATTTTATGAACTGGATTGCGAGTGACAAACCAACAAATAAAATAAGATACATATACAAGCAGCAAGGAGCAGATCTTAGTCAGTACCCAGAAAGCTTTTTAGACTTAATATACTACCCTACTAAAAAAATACGCGTACCCGTAAACAAGAAAAATGTTTTAGAAAGTGGATTAGTTAAACCTGAAGATGCAGATCTAATAGTAGACTATATAGATATTGATTTACCTAGCGCTTTGAGCAAGAATCGTTTATTAATGTTAGATATACTTGCAAATAATGATTGGAAACGTCCAATTTATTTCTCTGGAGGTAGTTTTGATAGTGGTGAATACATTTGGATGAAAGAGTATTTACAATTAGATGGTTTAGCATACAAACTAGTACCAATTAAAACAAAAAATGCAAGTCCGTATGAAATAGGCCGTATTGATAGCGACCTAATGTACAGTATTGTTAAGAAATGGAAATGGGGTAACTCTGGTAGTCCTGACATTTACCACGACACACAAACAAGATCACAGTCTATTAGCTTTAGAGGCAACCTTGCCAGACTTACAGAACAACTTATTGAAGAAAATAAAATAGAAAAAGCAAAAGATATTATAAATATAGCTGTGACAAATATGCCTGTAGACTACTTTGGCTACTACGCCTTTGTAGAACCTTTTGTAGATGGCTACTATAAAGTAGGCGAAACTAAAAAAGCAAGAGAACTTTTTGCACAGTTAAAAACTAAGTACCAAGAAAACCTAAGCTACTACAACACCTTAGACTTGGATCAACAATATGTTAGAGAAAATGACATTTTAGGTGACCTAGAGAGCTACTTTAGACTAATAGACATACTTAAAAGAAATAACGAAACAGAACTAGCAGAGAAAGAAGAATTAATTGCCACAGAGTTCTTAACTAAATTCTCTCACCTTAACAGATCTAGAAGGCTATTAAGAGAAGAAACTCCAGAAGAGCCACCAATGACAGATCCAGATTTACCAGACTCTAATACAGTAGACACAAGCGCTACTGTATTAGACTCTATAAATAACTAACACAAGGCTAACCTTGTGTTAGCTTATATAATTAGTTAATAGTATAAATTAAATAAAAAGAGTTTATATTATAAATACTCGTTAAGTAAAGTAATAAGAGTATTTGCGTCTTGTTCGCCGCTTTGGCGCCAAACCATTTCGCCATTTTTGTAGATCATCAATGTAGGTAAGCCTTTTACTCGCAATGCTTGCGCAAGCTCCTTATTCTTATCTACATCAATCTTAATAATTTTACCTTTATCACCTAGTGCCGCAGCTACATCCCTTAAAACAGGGTGCATTTGTGATGATTGCTCATTCCATTCTGCATAGAAATCTAGCAATACAGGTACTTGTAAATCTATTAGTTCTCCAAATTTAGACATAAATAAATCTTTGGGTTGTTAATCAAAAGTAAGAAAAATTGTTAAATTATATAGTTTAGCCCATCTTTTTACAACTATTTGAGTCATAAAACTATGCCAATTCTTTCTTTTTTAGTGTAATTACAGTTATTTCTGGCCAAATACCAACTCTGCCTGGATATCCTAAAAAGCCAAAACCACGGTTAACATTTATATACTGCCCCATTTCTTTGTAAATACCAGCCCAATAGCGGTACCTCCATTTAATAGGACTCCATTTAATCCAACCAGGAATTTCAATTCCAAATTGCATACCGTGTGTGTGTCCACTTAGCGTTAAGTGGTAATGATATTCATCTTTAATAACCTCATGCTCCCAGTGAGAAGGGTCGTGGCTCATCAATATTTTAAAATCGTCTTTTGCAATATTAGCACTGGCCTTTTTTAAATCTCCTGCTTTTTTAAATCCTCCTACACCCCAGTTCTCTACTCCAACTAAGGCTATTTTATCTTCTCCTTTTTGCAAAAATCTACTATCATTTAAAAGTAAATCAAAACCTATTTCTTTTTGAGTGCTCTTTAATTTATCTAAATTTTCTTCTTTTAGCTCTTCAGAATCCCAACTAACATAATCACCATAATCATGGTTCCCTAAAACAGAGTACTTACCATCTTTAGCTTCAAGCTTAGAAAATATTGTTTTCCACGGATCCATTTCTTCTGCTGTATTATTTACCATATCCCCGGTAAACAACAAAACATCACTCTTTTGCTCATTAATTAAATCTATAGCATATTTAATTTTTTCTTCATCATCAAAACTACCACTATGTATATCAGATATTTGTGTAATTTGATATCCATCAAAAGCATCTGGCAAATCATCAAAAGCCAATTCATACTTTAGAACCTTAAAATTATACTTCCCTTTAGCCATACCATAAAGCAAAGCTCCAAAAGGTAAAGAAGCCAAACCTAAACCTATTAAACTTAAAAAACGCCTACGGCTTGGCAGCGCAAACTCTTTAGACTCTCCAAAAAACTTAGTATAAACTCCTGCTAAAAAACGTATAATATCCTCAGAAAAAAGAAAAATAATAAGTACTAAATTAAAAGCCATTACACTTAATAGAAAACCAAAAGCATAACTCATAGGAATACTAATTACTCGTCCTTCATTGCCAACACTAAATTGATAAATAAAATTAAAAACAGCCAAAAGCGACACTGAAATATATAGGTAATGAAGCCAATTAATTCTAGTAGCAGTTTTTAATGCCTGAAAAGCATAAAAACCCAAAACGGAATAAACAAGAACAAAAATAACCCAACGAAGCATAATCTATTTTTTTTGCAAAGGTATTTGTTTAACAAGGAGAAATATCTATTTAAGACTTATTTAACAATGCAACTACCTGCTGTATATTAGCCACACTAGATATTGGCACTTGGTTTTCAACCAAAAAAGAACTAGAATTCATAGACAAAGGCACATCACCATCTAAAGTTTTATTAAAAGCAGCACCAGACATATGCAATGCTTTAAACCCTTCTTTTTTAAAATTGATAACATTATCTGCTCTTAATCCGCCTCCAGGCATTACCACACAGGTTGATGACTTTTTATTTAATTTAGAAAGTAAAGAAATACCCAGTAGAGCCGAAACTTTCTGCCCAGACGACAACACATAATTAACCCCCATACTTTGCAATGTTAAAAATACTTCTTCTGGATTTTTAAGCCAATCAAAAGCCCTATGAAAAGTGAATTGCAATTTTTTTGCTTCATCTATTAACAACTGAGTTCTTTCCTTATCTAAAGTGAAATTTTTATGCAACACGCCAGAAACAACACCTGCACAACCAAGCTCTACACATAAAGCAATATCTTGTTTCATTACTTCAAATTCAGAATCTGAATATGTAAAGTCTCCGCTTCTAGGCCTAATCAATACGTGCACGGGTATATTCACAGCATTTAGCACAGCTTTAACAAGACCATAAGAAGGAGTTACACCACCAACACCAAGCTCCATACACAACTCTATTCTAGTAGCACCAGCTTTTTCTGCGTTTAAGGCAGATTCCAATGAATTTGCACACACTTCTAAAATCATAATCATTATATTTAAAGCCTAAAATTAGTCAACCTACTATTATGAAACGAAGAAAGTTTTTAAAAAATTCATCTTTAAGTACAGCCGGCATCATCTCTGCTCCATTATTAGCATCTTGTGATAACAAAAAAACAATTGCTCCCGATTTAAAAGTAGAGACAATTAAACCAATTGCTATTTGTACTTGGAATTTTAAAAATGCCAATGATAAAGCTTGGGAAGTTTTAGCTAAAGGTGGAAACTCTTTAGATGCTGTTGAACAAGGTGTAATGGTTGAAGAAGCAGATGCTAACAATAATACAGTAGGCTTAGGTGGTAGACCAGACCGTGACGGAAATGTTACATTAGACGCATGTATTATGGACAAAGATGGCAACTGCGGATCTGTAGTTTATTTACAAAATATTGTACACCCAGTTTCTGTAGCACGTAAGGTTATGGAAGAAACACCACATATAATTTTAGCTGGCAAGGGTGCAGAACAGTTTGCTTACGAACAAGGATTTAAAAAAGAAAACTTACTTACAGAAAAATCTAAAAACGATTGGTTAGAGTGGAAAAAGACATCTAAATACGAAACCATTATTAATATAGAAAACCATGATACTATTGGTATGCTAGCTATGGATGAAAAAGGAGATATATCTGGCGCTTGCACCACTAGCGGTATGGCTTATAAGGTTGGTGGACGTATTGGAGATTCTCCAATAATTGGAGCTGGTTTATTTGTGGACAATGAAGTTGGCGGCGCAACCGCTACAGGTGTTGGTGAAGAAGTAATTAAAACAGTTGGTAGTTTTTTAATTGTAGAATTAATGCGACAAGGGAAATCACCACAAGAAGCTTGCGAAGAAGGCGTAAAAAGAATTATGACTAAAAATAAAGACCGTGAAGATTTCCAGATTGGCTTTTTAGCAATGAACAAAAAAGGAGAAACAGGTGGCTATTGTGTTCATCCTGGTTTTACCTATCGCAAAACAACCAAAGAGAGCAACACTAACGAACACGTAAATTCTTTTTACAAGAAAGACTAAATACAAAACAACAATTAGTAGTTTTGACACTTAATTAAGATTATAAGATGGCAGATCAAAAAAGACTTTTTTTACTAGATGCATACGCACTTATTTTTAGAGGATATTATGCGTTTATAAAAAACCCAAGAATAAACTCTAAAGGACTAGACACGTCAGCAATACTAGGTTTCACCAATTCACTATTAGATGTTATAAAAAGAGAAAGGCCAGACCATTTAGCAGTTTGTTTTGATCGTGGCGGAAGTGTAGATCGTGTAGAAATGTTTGAAGCCTATAAAGCCAACCGTGATGCCACACCTGAAGCTATAAAATTAGCCATACCATACATAGAGAATATCTTAAAGGCAATGCACATACCTGTAATTGTTAAAGAAGGTTTTGAAGCCGATGACATTATAGGAACATTAGCTAAAAAAGCAGAAAAAGAAAACTATAAAGTTTTTATGGTTACACCAGATAAAGATTTTGCTCAGTTAGTATCTGAAAATATTTTTATGTACAGACCAATGTTTGGTGGTGGTTATGAAACTTGGGGAATACCAGAAGTATTAAACAAATATGAAATTGAAAGACCTGAGCAAGTTATAGATTATTTAGGTATGATGGGAGATGCCGTGGATAACATTCCCGGACTGCCTGGTGTTGGAGATAAAACCGCAAAAAAATTCCTTGCCGCTTACGGTAGTATGGAAAATCTTTTAGAAAATACGCACGAGCTAAAAGGTAAAATGAAGGAAAAAATAGAAGCCAACAAAGAACTTGGCTTACTTTCTAAAAAATTAGCTCGCATAATGTTAGATGTTCCCGTAGAGTTTAATGAAAAAGAATATGAATTAGACCAACCAGATTTACCAAAGGTTACGGCTATTTTTGAAGAGTTAGAATTTAGAAGACTTGCTGACAACCTTATAAAAACATTTGCTACAGAAACAACTACCGCAGCCACAAGTAGCAATAATGATAAATCTACAAAAACAACAACCAAAACAGCTGCTGCCGGAGCTGGTCAGTTTTCATTATTTGGCGGTGGCGATTCCGCTTCTGCTACGCAAGTACAGCAAGAGTTATCTAGCAGAAAAACAAGCAAAGACATTCCGCACATATACCAAAGTGTAGCACCTGGAATGGCTATGAAATTGTTTTTACAGAACTTAATGAAACAAACATCTGTCTGTTTTTATACAGAAACAACAGGACTAAATCCGCTTACAGCAGAGTTAGTAGGAATTGCTTTTTCTTGGGAAGCCAGCAAAGGCTATTACATTCCTTTTCCTGAAGCAAGGGAAGAAGCACAAGAACTCATAGAGCAATTACGTCCGTTTTTTGAAGATGAAAACATTGAAAAAGTAGGTCAGAATTTAAAGTACGACATTAAAGTATTGCGCAAATACAACCTTATTATAAAAGGAACATATTTTGACACCATGCTAGCTCACTATCTAATAAATCCTGATATGAGACATAATATGGATGTGTTAGCCGAAACATACTTAAACTACACTCCTATTTCCATAACAGAATTAATTGGTAAAAAAGGTAAAAACCAGTTATCTATGCGCCAGGTTCCTGTAGAAAAACAAACAGAGTATGCGGTTGAAGATGCAGATATTACTTACCAACTAGCAAGCCACTTTAGACCAGAACTTAAAGACGCAAAAACAGAAGATTTATTTAACAGCATAGAAATTCCACTATTAAGCGTTTTAGCAGATATGGAGCTAGAAGGTATTAACCTAGATGTTGACTTTTTAAATTCTCTCTCTAATGAGTTAAACATAGATATTAAAAACCTAGAAACTAGTATTTATGAAGCTGCAGGCGAAGAATTTAATATAGCATCACCAAAACAATTAGGAGAAATACTTTTTGGAAAACTAAAACTTGTAGATAAACCCAAAAAAACAAAAACAGGTCAGTATTCTACAGCAGAAGATGTACTCTCTTATCTTGCACAAGATCATGATATCATTAAAAACATACTAGAATACAGAGGTTTAGCCAAGTTAAAAAGCACCTATATTGATGCTTTACCAGAACAAGTAGAAGAAAGCACCGGCCGTGTACACACAGACTACATGCAAACTGTTGCCGCTACAGGAAGACTAAGTAGCAACAACCCCAACTTGCAAAACATACCTATACGTACAGAGCGCGGAAGACAAGTACGTAAAGCTTTTGTACCAAGAGATGAGAATTACACACTATTAGCAGCAGATTACTCACAAATAGAGCTACGTATAATTGCTGCTTTAAGTGATGAAACAACAATGATTGAAGCATTTAAAAACGGAGAAGACATTCACGCCTCTACAGCTTCAAAAGTATTTAACGTTTCTTTAGAAGAGGTTACTAGAGAGCAACGTAGTAATGCAAAAACAGTAAACTTTGGAATTATATATGGTGTATCTGCATTTGGATTAAGCAACCAAACAGACTTAAGCAGAGGAGAGTCCAAAGAACTGATAGACGCTTACTACGAGACATACCCAAAACTTAAAAAGTACATGAGTGAACTGGTAGACTTTGCAAGAGACAATGGTTATGTACAAACAGTTTTAGGAAGACGTAGATACCTAAAAGATATAAACTCCAGAAACGCTGTTGTGCGTGGAGCAGCAGAACGTAACGCCGTTAACGCACCAATACAAGGTAGCGCAGCAGATATTATTAAAATTGCAATGATTAACATACACAAGAAACTTACTCAAGGTAATTTTAAAACCAAAATGCTTTTACAAGTACACGATGAACTTGTTTTTGACGCTCACAAAACAGAATTAGAAGAAGTAAGAACACTTATTAAAACAGAAATGGAAAATGCATACTCGCTTGCGGTTCCTTTAGACGTAGAAATAGGAACAGGAGATAATTGGCTAGTTGCTCATTAATTAAAATACAATAAAACAAAAAGGACATTAGATTTTTCTAATGTCCTTTTTTATTTTTTAAATAGAATGGTTTTAGTTTTTTGTAAAAACAACATCTAAACCTTCATAATTACCTTCATCAATATCTTCCCCTGCAATAATTAGCGTATTACCATTTAAGTCAACCGTAATAACAGTTTTTCCTCCTGTAGGATCTGTAATTGTTAATTGGTCGCCATCTAAATCCCAAGCACCAACTAAAGTATCTGTTTCTTCAGGACAATCAACTTCTATGCCCGCTCCATTAGATTCAATTACAAAATAATTTAATTTATCCTTACCAACAAATGTATCATCAGCATTAAAAGTATATGTAATTATTTTACAACCTTGATCTATAAGATTCTTTGCTATTTCTTGAGGTAAACTCACCTCAGAGGATTCTTCCCTTGTAACATCAGAAATCACCCAAGTACCCACCAAGCTGTTCTCTGAAAAAATTTCTTTATCACTATCCGTAGAACAAGAACTTCCAAACATACATACAGCAGCCATTACTATAAAACTCTTTTTTATCATCTTTTTAGTCGATTAGTTTTCTTTTTAAAAACGCAAAATAACACATAATAGTATATCTACCAGTTTTTTACTTAAAGTATAAATCTATAAGTGGCCTTAAGTAAAATTGTATTATCCTTTTTACGATCTAAAATCTGCCTATTTAAACTTCTACCTAAAGCATCATCAGGATTAACATTACCCGTAAGTCCTTGAGACCAAACTAAAAATATTTCAGAACCTGGTATATACTCCCAGCGCAACACTAAATTAGACCTAAATTGTACAAATGAAAAATCTGGATCTCCAAATTCATAATCTGTATTAGAATCTACATCTTCATCAATTAAATAAACACCATTATTTTCCGTTATTTGATTTTCATTAAACAGTGTTACTCTATTATCAATACTACCAGCAACGGGATTATTAACATAATTAAAATTAGAATATCTACCTCTAGAAATGAAAGGCTGACCATAATATTGTAAACTTAAATTAGGATTTAAGTTATAATTTAAACGTATAGAACTACTAAATGTGTTCTGATCTATTTCTCCTAAAATATACCTAGTTTCATCACTTGTTTCTCGCTTAGTTATGTATTGTGTTTTACTATTTTCTGTAGAAAACTCATTATCCATAGACAAACTAAAAGCATCTATCGGCTGGTATGTAAACCTAAACACATACCTATTATATTTAAATGTATCCTCTGCACCTTTATTACCAACATAACCAACAGTAGCATAAAATTTCCTTCTATTATCTGAACCTGCAAACAACGCAAAACCACCCTGTTCTGCAAAACGCCATCTTGGACCACCACGCAAGTTTGCATTGCTATAAAAAACAGGATCATAAGTAGCCTCTACCTCTGTCCACCAATTATTTTTATAACTTATATTACCATTAAACTGGTATGACATTCTATTATAATTGCCATCAAAATCAAACGTAGAGTACTGTCCTAATTGCAAACGTATGTTTCTGTAAAAATCTGTAGGTTTTAAAAACAAACGCTGCACTTCTGCAAACTGTGTAATCTTATCTGCCTGTCGTAAAAAGCCTATATCATTTAATTCTAATTCCGGAGAATACCAAAGTACACCGCCCTCATATCTCCAATCTCCACCGCCAGCTTTACCAAACTCCAGTTTACCACCTGTACCCGACAAAGAAGTTCTTGAATCGTCAAATTTTACATGACCAGCATCTACTCTGTTAAATAAATGCGCAATAGATTTTTGTGTTTGCGCAATAGCTTCTTTAGAACCATTAACAGAACTAGCTACAAAATTACCTTCTATATAATACTCTCTGTTTTTCCAATTATGCTTAAAATCTACGCCAGCAGAAACTGCAGACTTGCGTAAGAAATCTAAATTATCTTCTAGTCTTCTATTTGTTGATGTGAAAATTGCACCAACATATGAATTTCTATTATTAAAATCTTTTTGAGCTCTAGCAACTAAATAATTTGTAAGCGGCTCAACAAGCTCATCTCTTTTTTCTCCATTAGCATCTATCTCTGCATACATTTTACCTGTAACACTTTCTAAAAGCCCTAATGACCAACCGCTTTTAGTTTTACCCGAAAACTTAGCAGCCCCTAAAATTGTAGTGTTTTTTGGCACATCTACAAACTCACCATCCTCTAAAGCAGGTCTGCCGTGTGGATTACGACCAATACGCCTACTGTAAAATAAGTTATCTTGACCACTACCAAACTCATAATCAAAAATATTCTTATTCTCTATAAAAAATGGACGCTGTTCTTTAAAAAAGATCTGAAAACCATCTAAAGCTATTGCCCCCGGATCTGCTTCAACTTGACCAAAATCTGGATTTACTGTTAAATCTAACGTAAGATCATTTGTAATACCAATTTTAGCATCTAAACCTCCATTTAATTTATAGTCAGAGCCATCTCTATAAGGGTTACCAACCTCTTTTGGATAACTATCATATTGGTTTACTACAAAAGGCTGAATCTCTAATTGTTTTTGTGGCTTAATATTTAACAAACCTCTAAGCTCACCAAACTCACTCACATACCCAGAAGATTCTAACGGAATACGTTGCCAAATAGACCTTTCTTCAGCTCTAAAAATTCTACGTTTAACTTGCAAACCCCATACTTGTTCTGCTGCATCTCCAAACTTTAACTGACTAAAAGGTATTTTTAATTCTGCTGTCCACCCCTCTTCATCAATTTTAGAGCTGCCGTACCAAATAGGATTCCAACTACTATCCCAACTACTTCCGTTTTCAGATATAAACTCATCACCTTTAACACCTGCAACCGTAAACGTAAAAGAAAAAGCGGTTCTTTTATCATTATAACTATCTATATTTACTTCTACCCAATCTCCCTGAAAACCATCTCTCCTTGATAAACGTTTTTCAATCTTATCCAAATCAGCATCATAACATTTAAAGGCTATGTAAAGGAATTTGTCATCATACACAATTTTAAATTTAGTGGGCTGTGTAGGAGATGTATTTTCATCTGGCCTCCATTCTACAAAATCTCCTTGCCACTCGGAGTTATTCCAAGCATCATCTGTTAAATGACCATCAATTACAGGCGATTTTTTATTTTCTACACTATTTGTAGTGTACACCCTCTTTGGAACTTGTATATTTGCACTTTCTTGAGAAAAAAGCGCAGTAGTTAAAAATACTAGAGCACTTGTTATGTTAAATTTAAACATTAGTGGTTTTGGTTATTTTTTAAAAGAAGTTGTAAAAATAAGACTCCTGTTACAGATTTATAATTAAAAATGACAAATTTTTGTTAAAATCAAAAAAATTAAAGCTTCGCAAATCAAGAAAACAATAGCATTTAGAAAAAACAATAAAAATAAACGGAAATAAGCATTTGTATTTCAAGTAAATAATTGTACATTTGCACCCCGTTTATCGGGATTAAGTAAATAATAAAAATATATTAGTGTGGATACATTAAGCTACAAGACAATTTCAGCCAATAAAGCAACCGTTTCTAAGGAGTGGTTATTGGTTGATGCTGAAGGAGAAACGTTGGGTCGTCTTGCTTCTAAGGTTGCAAAAATCTTAAGAGGAAAGAACAAACCTAATTTTACACCACATGTGGACTGTGGGGATAACGTAATTGTTATCAATGCAGAGAAAGTTACTCTTAGCGGTAACAAATGGCAAACTAAGACTTATATTAGACACACAGGTTACCCTGGTGGACAAAGGTCTCAGACAGCTATTGAAATGTTGGAGAAAAACCCAGCACGTGTAGTGGAAAAATCAATAAAAGGTATGTTGCCAAAAAATAGATTGGGCGCTGAGCTTTTTCGTAACTTAAAAGTTTACGTAGGTTCTGAGCACAACCAAGAGGCACAAAAACCAAAAGCAATAAACTTAAAGGACTTATAATGGAGGTAATTCATAAGATAGGCAGACGTAAAACTGCTGTTGCACGTGTATATGTTTCTGAAGGAAAAGGTAACATTACAATCAACAAAAAAGATTTAAATGAATATTTCCCTACTGCTACTTTACAGTACAAAGTGAAACAACCATTTGCTTTAACTAGCAATGAAGAAAACTTTGACGTAAAAGTAAATGTTTACGGAGGAGGTATCACTGGACAAGCAGAAGCTATTAGACTAGCTCTTTCTAGAGCAATGTGTGAGGTTGATGCTGAAAACAGATTAGTATTAAAACCAGAAGGTCTTTTAACTAGAGATCCAAGAATGGTAGAGCGTAAGAAATTCGGTCAGAAGAAAGCCCGTAAGAAATTTCAATTCTCTAAGCGTTAAGAATATATTCCGGAACTTTGTTCCGGTTTTTTTACATCAGATTTTATCTGATATTTTATACCGTTGGAACATCACCAACAAAACAAGTTCATTGAGAAGTCTTTAGAAAAAATCTAAAGCATAAATTAAAACAAGTTGTCGTTGTTATTTATCACCATATAAATAACACTAGTTTAGCATCTAAATGTTAAAGACTGCATACGCACTACTTTAGCATTGCTAAGTAAAACGGAACGTAAACTATTACAAAAAAAATGGCAAACAAAATTGAAGTAAAAGACTTATTAGAAGCAGGTGTACACTTTGGACACCTTACAAGAAAGTGGAACCCGAATATGGCACCATACATTTATATGGAGCGTAACGGAATACACGTTATTAACTTATACAAAACTGCTGCAAAAATTGATGAAGCTAATGAAGCTTTAAAAAAGATAGCAGCATCAGGTAGAAAAATACTTTTCGTAGCTACCAAAAAACAAGCAAAAGACATCGTTGCAGACAAAGCAGGGAAAGCAAATATGCCTTACATCACAGAAAGATGGCCAGGTGGTATGCTAACTAACTTTGTAACTATTCGTAAAGCTGTTAAAAAAATGGCTTCTATTGATAGAATGAAAAAAGATGGTACTTTTTTAACTTTATCTAAAAAAGAACGTTTACAAGTAGATCGTTTAAGAGCTAAATTAGAGAAAAACTTAGGTTCTATCTCTGATATGACACGTTTACCAGGAGCTTTATTTATTGTAGATACAATGAGAGAGCACATTGCAGTTAAGGAAGCTTTAAAATTAAACATTCCTATTTTTGCAATGGTAGATACAAACTCTGATCCAAGACCAATAGATTACATTATCCCATCTAACGATGATGCATCTAAATCTATTGAAGCTGTATTAACACATGTTTCTGACGCAATTA containing:
- a CDS encoding thioredoxin family protein is translated as MSKFGELIDLQVPVLLDFYAEWNEQSSQMHPVLRDVAAALGDKGKIIKIDVDKNKELAQALRVKGLPTLMIYKNGEMVWRQSGEQDANTLITLLNEYL
- a CDS encoding metallophosphoesterase, producing the protein MLRWVIFVLVYSVLGFYAFQALKTATRINWLHYLYISVSLLAVFNFIYQFSVGNEGRVISIPMSYAFGFLLSVMAFNLVLIIFLFSEDIIRFLAGVYTKFFGESKEFALPSRRRFLSLIGLGLASLPFGALLYGMAKGKYNFKVLKYELAFDDLPDAFDGYQITQISDIHSGSFDDEEKIKYAIDLINEQKSDVLLFTGDMVNNTAEEMDPWKTIFSKLEAKDGKYSVLGNHDYGDYVSWDSEELKEENLDKLKSTQKEIGFDLLLNDSRFLQKGEDKIALVGVENWGVGGFKKAGDLKKASANIAKDDFKILMSHDPSHWEHEVIKDEYHYHLTLSGHTHGMQFGIEIPGWIKWSPIKWRYRYWAGIYKEMGQYINVNRGFGFLGYPGRVGIWPEITVITLKKKELA
- a CDS encoding copper homeostasis protein CutC — encoded protein: MILEVCANSLESALNAEKAGATRIELCMELGVGGVTPSYGLVKAVLNAVNIPVHVLIRPRSGDFTYSDSEFEVMKQDIALCVELGCAGVVSGVLHKNFTLDKERTQLLIDEAKKLQFTFHRAFDWLKNPEEVFLTLQSMGVNYVLSSGQKVSALLGISLLSKLNKKSSTCVVMPGGGLRADNVINFKKEGFKALHMSGAAFNKTLDGDVPLSMNSSSFLVENQVPISSVANIQQVVALLNKS
- a CDS encoding isoaspartyl peptidase/L-asparaginase family protein, producing the protein MKRRKFLKNSSLSTAGIISAPLLASCDNKKTIAPDLKVETIKPIAICTWNFKNANDKAWEVLAKGGNSLDAVEQGVMVEEADANNNTVGLGGRPDRDGNVTLDACIMDKDGNCGSVVYLQNIVHPVSVARKVMEETPHIILAGKGAEQFAYEQGFKKENLLTEKSKNDWLEWKKTSKYETIINIENHDTIGMLAMDEKGDISGACTTSGMAYKVGGRIGDSPIIGAGLFVDNEVGGATATGVGEEVIKTVGSFLIVELMRQGKSPQEACEEGVKRIMTKNKDREDFQIGFLAMNKKGETGGYCVHPGFTYRKTTKESNTNEHVNSFYKKD
- the polA gene encoding DNA polymerase I, translating into MADQKRLFLLDAYALIFRGYYAFIKNPRINSKGLDTSAILGFTNSLLDVIKRERPDHLAVCFDRGGSVDRVEMFEAYKANRDATPEAIKLAIPYIENILKAMHIPVIVKEGFEADDIIGTLAKKAEKENYKVFMVTPDKDFAQLVSENIFMYRPMFGGGYETWGIPEVLNKYEIERPEQVIDYLGMMGDAVDNIPGLPGVGDKTAKKFLAAYGSMENLLENTHELKGKMKEKIEANKELGLLSKKLARIMLDVPVEFNEKEYELDQPDLPKVTAIFEELEFRRLADNLIKTFATETTTAATSSNNDKSTKTTTKTAAAGAGQFSLFGGGDSASATQVQQELSSRKTSKDIPHIYQSVAPGMAMKLFLQNLMKQTSVCFYTETTGLNPLTAELVGIAFSWEASKGYYIPFPEAREEAQELIEQLRPFFEDENIEKVGQNLKYDIKVLRKYNLIIKGTYFDTMLAHYLINPDMRHNMDVLAETYLNYTPISITELIGKKGKNQLSMRQVPVEKQTEYAVEDADITYQLASHFRPELKDAKTEDLFNSIEIPLLSVLADMELEGINLDVDFLNSLSNELNIDIKNLETSIYEAAGEEFNIASPKQLGEILFGKLKLVDKPKKTKTGQYSTAEDVLSYLAQDHDIIKNILEYRGLAKLKSTYIDALPEQVEESTGRVHTDYMQTVAATGRLSSNNPNLQNIPIRTERGRQVRKAFVPRDENYTLLAADYSQIELRIIAALSDETTMIEAFKNGEDIHASTASKVFNVSLEEVTREQRSNAKTVNFGIIYGVSAFGLSNQTDLSRGESKELIDAYYETYPKLKKYMSELVDFARDNGYVQTVLGRRRYLKDINSRNAVVRGAAERNAVNAPIQGSAADIIKIAMINIHKKLTQGNFKTKMLLQVHDELVFDAHKTELEEVRTLIKTEMENAYSLAVPLDVEIGTGDNWLVAH
- a CDS encoding lipocalin family protein, with amino-acid sequence MIKKSFIVMAAVCMFGSSCSTDSDKEIFSENSLVGTWVISDVTREESSEVSLPQEIAKNLIDQGCKIITYTFNADDTFVGKDKLNYFVIESNGAGIEVDCPEETDTLVGAWDLDGDQLTITDPTGGKTVITVDLNGNTLIIAGEDIDEGNYEGLDVVFTKN